In a genomic window of Streptococcus oralis subsp. tigurinus:
- a CDS encoding MutR family transcriptional regulator, whose product MEHLGKVFCEFRTSGKYSLKEAAGESCSTSQLSRFELGESDLAVSRFFDILDNIHVTIENFMDKARDFQNHEHVSLMAQIIPLYYSNDIAGFQKLQKEQLKKAKSSTNPLYFELNWILLQGLICQRDARYTMSQSDLEKVADYLFQTEEWTMYELILFGNLYTFYNVDYVARIGREVMEREEYYKEIGRHRKLVLILALNCYQHCLENRSFANADYFEGYVEKLIGNGIKLYERNIFHYLKGFTLYQRDLKEEGCSQMQEAMHIFEVLGLPEQVAYYQEHYEKFVNA is encoded by the coding sequence ATGGAACATCTTGGAAAGGTATTTTGTGAATTTCGAACAAGTGGGAAGTACTCCTTAAAAGAGGCAGCAGGTGAATCATGTTCAACCTCTCAGTTATCTCGCTTCGAGCTTGGGGAGTCTGATCTAGCAGTTTCTCGTTTCTTTGATATTTTGGACAATATTCATGTGACCATTGAAAATTTCATGGACAAGGCTAGGGATTTTCAAAATCACGAACATGTTTCCTTAATGGCACAGATTATTCCGCTTTACTACTCAAATGATATTGCAGGTTTTCAAAAGCTTCAAAAGGAACAGCTCAAGAAAGCAAAGAGTTCGACCAATCCCCTCTATTTTGAGCTGAATTGGATTTTGCTACAAGGTCTGATTTGTCAAAGAGATGCTCGTTACACGATGAGTCAGAGTGATTTGGAAAAGGTAGCAGATTATCTTTTTCAAACAGAAGAATGGACCATGTATGAGTTGATCCTTTTTGGCAATCTCTATACTTTCTACAATGTGGACTATGTGGCTCGGATTGGCAGAGAAGTCATGGAGCGAGAGGAGTACTATAAAGAAATTGGTCGCCATCGAAAACTCGTTTTGATTTTAGCTCTTAACTGTTACCAGCATTGTTTGGAGAACCGTTCTTTTGCAAATGCGGACTATTTTGAGGGCTATGTGGAGAAGTTGATTGGAAATGGTATCAAGCTTTATGAGCGCAATATCTTCCATTATCTCAAAGGTTTTACCCTCTACCAGAGAGACTTGAAAGAAGAAGGTTGTAGTCAGATGCAGGAGGCTATGCATATTTTTGAAGTACTTGGACTTCCAGAGCAAGTGGCTTACTATCAGGAACATTATGAAAAATTTGTAAATGCTTAA
- the ligA gene encoding NAD-dependent DNA ligase LigA → MNERMNELVALLNRYATEYYTSDNPSVSDSEYDRLYRELVELEAAYPDQVLADSPTHRVGGKVLDGFEKYSHQYPLYSLQDAFSREELEAFDARVRKELPHPIYICELKIDGLSISLTYKKGILVVGATRGDGSIGENITENLKRVKDIPLTLPEELDITVRGECYMPRASFDQVNQTRQENGEPEFANPRNAAAGTLRQLDTAVVAKRNLATFLYQEASPSTRDSQEKVLKHLEQLGFVVNPKRILAESIDEIWDFIQEVGQERENLPYDIDGVVIKVNDLAGQEELGFTVKAPKWAVAYKFPAEEKEAQLLSVDWTVGRTGVVTPTANLTPVQLAGTTVSRATLHNVDYIAEKDIRKDDTVIVYKAGDIIPAVLRVVESKRVSEEKLDIPTNCPSCDSHLLHFEDEVALRCINPRCPAQIMEGLIHFASRDAMNITGLGPSIVEKLFAANLVKDVADIYRLKEEDFLLLEGVKEKSASKLYQAIQSSKENSAEKLLFGLGIRHVGSKASQLLLQHFHSIENLAQADPEEVASIESLGSVIAQSLQTYFATEGSNILLDELKEAGVNLDYKGQTVVANAALSGLTIVLTGKLERLTRSEAKSKLESLGAKVTGSVSKKTNLVVAGADAGSKLQKAQELGIEVRDEAWLESL, encoded by the coding sequence ATGAATGAAAGAATGAATGAGTTAGTTGCCTTACTCAACCGCTATGCGACGGAGTACTATACGAGTGACAATCCTTCGGTTTCAGATAGCGAGTATGATCGCCTCTACCGAGAGTTGGTCGAGTTGGAGGCTGCCTATCCAGATCAAGTTTTAGCGGACAGTCCGACCCATCGTGTTGGTGGTAAGGTTTTAGATGGTTTTGAAAAATACAGTCATCAGTATCCTCTTTATAGTTTGCAGGATGCTTTTTCACGTGAAGAGTTAGAAGCTTTTGATGCGCGTGTTCGAAAGGAATTACCCCATCCAATCTATATCTGTGAGCTGAAAATCGATGGTTTATCTATCTCGCTTACGTATAAAAAGGGGATTTTGGTTGTCGGTGCGACACGTGGGGATGGTTCTATTGGAGAGAATATCACAGAGAACCTCAAGCGTGTCAAGGACATTCCTTTGACCTTGCCAGAAGAACTAGATATCACCGTTCGTGGAGAGTGTTATATGCCACGCGCTTCGTTTGATCAGGTCAACCAAACTCGCCAAGAAAATGGGGAGCCTGAATTTGCCAATCCTCGTAATGCAGCAGCTGGGACCTTGCGTCAGCTGGATACAGCAGTAGTAGCCAAGCGCAATCTTGCCACTTTCCTCTATCAAGAAGCCAGCCCTTCTACTCGTGATAGCCAAGAAAAAGTCTTGAAGCATCTTGAACAGCTTGGATTTGTAGTTAATCCTAAACGAATTCTGGCTGAAAGCATAGATGAGATATGGGATTTCATCCAAGAAGTTGGACAGGAACGAGAGAATCTGCCTTATGATATCGATGGGGTGGTGATTAAGGTCAATGACCTAGCAGGGCAAGAAGAGCTCGGTTTTACTGTCAAAGCGCCTAAGTGGGCAGTCGCCTATAAATTTCCTGCTGAAGAAAAAGAAGCCCAGCTCCTTTCAGTTGACTGGACAGTAGGTCGTACGGGTGTTGTGACCCCGACTGCCAATCTAACACCTGTTCAGCTTGCTGGGACAACTGTTAGCCGTGCAACACTGCACAATGTAGATTATATTGCTGAAAAGGATATCCGCAAAGATGATACAGTTATCGTTTATAAGGCGGGGGACATCATTCCTGCTGTTTTGCGTGTGGTAGAGTCTAAGCGTGTTTCTGAAGAAAAACTAGATATTCCGACTAATTGTCCAAGTTGTGACAGTCACTTGCTTCACTTTGAAGATGAAGTAGCTCTTCGTTGTATCAATCCTCGCTGTCCTGCCCAAATCATGGAAGGCTTGATTCACTTTGCCTCTCGAGATGCCATGAATATTACAGGACTTGGTCCATCTATCGTCGAAAAGCTTTTTGCTGCTAATCTGGTTAAGGATGTGGCGGATATTTACCGTTTGAAAGAAGAAGACTTCCTCCTTTTAGAAGGCGTCAAGGAAAAGTCTGCTTCTAAACTGTATCAAGCCATTCAATCATCCAAGGAAAACTCTGCTGAAAAGCTCTTGTTTGGTCTGGGAATTCGCCATGTCGGAAGCAAGGCTAGCCAGCTCTTGCTCCAACATTTCCACTCTATTGAAAATCTAGCCCAAGCAGATCCAGAGGAAGTAGCAAGTATCGAGAGCTTGGGTAGTGTGATTGCCCAAAGCCTTCAGACTTATTTTGCTACAGAAGGGTCGAATATTCTCTTAGACGAGTTGAAAGAAGCTGGAGTCAATCTGGACTACAAAGGACAGACAGTAGTAGCAAATGCAGCCTTGTCAGGTTTGACAATTGTATTAACTGGTAAATTGGAACGTCTCACACGTTCTGAAGCCAAAAGTAAACTCGAAAGCCTCGGTGCCAAGGTCACAGGCAGTGTATCTAAGAAAACGAATCTTGTCGTAGCAGGAGCAGATGCAGGAAGCAAGCTCCAAAAAGCACAAGAACTTGGTATCGAAGTTCGAGATGAGGCCTGGCTAGAAAGTTTGTAA
- the pulA gene encoding type I pullulanase, with product MYRYPVVIHFHRKNGDYDACSFSRKQADIKENLYYENDYFGAKFSFTVTSAERLDTLTFSIEIDGKTKDYLLRFNHYPLLTEVWILDGDETVYYSENPAIASPYYKDQNPFAFDKAFHSESFDHHWGYQGELGYSISDYQTSFKLWAPTATAVQVVVYENTSNDAPIWKTFNLERGNSYSYSHKYNTIGVWSVDLDENLAGKAYQYQIEFPHHQTLTRDPYTIATSSDGKRSVILSQQDRQVEGFKVKHGTDAPWRLENPCKAVICEMHIRDFTKSPTSGVPENLRGTFLGAAQTGTVNQYGQATAFDYIKELGCNYVQLQPIFDRHKEYDEDGNVTYNWGYDPQNYNAPEPSFSSNPDDPGQVIRDLKAMIQAYHDAGIGVIMDVVYNHTFSTVDAPFQTTVPDYYYRMNPDGTFQNGTGVGNETASEHEMYRKYMIDSLLYWVKEYNIDGFRFDLMGIHDVKTMQAIRWALDEVDPRILTYGEGWDMGTGLAPYDKAKKDNAYQMPNIGFFNDDQRDAIKGGEVYGSIKAGFVSGAATEPIVAKAILGSRELGSYLSPNQILNYVEAHDNYNLHDLLVTLHPNHSSDKIMRQVETATAMSILMQGMSFIELGQEFGRTKLLATGENGELTAADRERAMNSYNAPDSVNQVNWDLINERQESINFIRQIIRLKTQTSAFSYPTYEEVYRHVFVHTAAENSGWIVYEIHGGPEHLLVVFNAKGTSFYFENAGNLEMLVSNSRSKESNVIDDTSVVVLKVLS from the coding sequence ATGTATAGATACCCTGTAGTCATCCATTTTCACCGAAAAAATGGGGATTATGATGCTTGTTCATTCAGTAGAAAACAGGCGGATATTAAAGAAAATTTGTATTATGAAAATGACTATTTTGGAGCAAAATTCTCCTTTACAGTTACAAGTGCAGAAAGGCTCGATACTCTGACCTTTTCTATCGAAATCGATGGAAAGACAAAGGACTATCTCCTGCGGTTTAACCATTATCCACTGTTGACTGAGGTTTGGATTTTGGATGGTGATGAGACAGTTTATTATTCTGAAAATCCAGCCATTGCAAGTCCTTACTATAAAGATCAAAACCCGTTTGCTTTTGATAAAGCCTTTCACAGTGAAAGTTTTGATCATCATTGGGGATACCAAGGAGAGTTAGGTTATAGTATCTCAGACTACCAGACAAGCTTTAAACTCTGGGCTCCAACAGCTACAGCAGTCCAAGTGGTTGTTTATGAAAATACAAGTAACGACGCGCCGATTTGGAAAACCTTTAATCTTGAGCGTGGGAATAGCTATTCATACAGCCATAAGTACAATACTATTGGTGTTTGGAGTGTAGACCTGGATGAAAATCTTGCAGGTAAAGCCTATCAGTATCAGATTGAGTTTCCGCACCACCAGACTTTGACACGAGACCCATACACTATCGCTACAAGTTCTGACGGGAAACGTTCTGTTATCCTCTCTCAGCAAGATAGACAAGTAGAAGGATTCAAAGTCAAACATGGGACAGATGCTCCTTGGCGTTTGGAGAACCCATGTAAAGCCGTTATCTGTGAGATGCACATTCGTGATTTTACAAAATCACCGACATCTGGAGTTCCAGAAAACCTTCGAGGGACCTTCCTTGGGGCTGCCCAGACTGGAACAGTTAACCAGTATGGTCAAGCAACTGCCTTTGACTATATCAAAGAACTTGGCTGTAATTATGTTCAGCTCCAACCAATCTTTGATCGCCATAAGGAATACGACGAGGACGGGAATGTAACTTATAACTGGGGTTATGACCCTCAAAACTACAATGCGCCAGAACCAAGTTTCTCTAGCAATCCAGATGATCCAGGACAGGTTATTCGAGATCTCAAAGCCATGATTCAGGCTTATCATGATGCAGGAATCGGTGTCATTATGGATGTCGTTTACAACCATACCTTCTCAACAGTTGATGCACCTTTCCAAACAACTGTTCCTGATTATTACTATCGTATGAATCCAGATGGAACCTTCCAAAACGGCACAGGTGTAGGAAATGAAACCGCAAGCGAACACGAAATGTACCGCAAGTATATGATTGACTCACTCCTTTATTGGGTGAAAGAATACAATATTGACGGCTTCCGTTTCGACTTGATGGGAATTCACGATGTTAAAACCATGCAGGCAATTCGCTGGGCGTTAGATGAAGTCGATCCGCGTATTCTCACTTATGGAGAAGGTTGGGATATGGGGACAGGTCTTGCACCTTATGACAAGGCCAAGAAGGATAATGCCTACCAGATGCCAAATATTGGATTTTTCAACGATGATCAGCGAGATGCCATCAAAGGAGGAGAAGTTTATGGCTCAATCAAGGCAGGATTTGTTAGTGGTGCAGCTACAGAACCAATCGTAGCCAAAGCCATTCTTGGTAGTCGAGAGTTGGGCTCATATCTTAGCCCAAACCAAATCCTTAACTATGTGGAGGCCCATGATAATTACAACTTGCATGATTTGTTAGTAACCCTTCATCCAAATCACAGTTCAGATAAGATTATGCGCCAAGTTGAGACAGCAACAGCGATGAGCATTCTCATGCAAGGGATGTCCTTTATAGAGCTGGGTCAAGAATTTGGCCGCACTAAACTCCTTGCTACTGGAGAAAATGGCGAGCTGACTGCGGCAGATAGAGAACGGGCTATGAACAGCTACAATGCTCCAGATAGTGTCAACCAGGTCAACTGGGATTTAATCAATGAGAGACAAGAGAGCATTAACTTTATTCGCCAGATTATTCGCCTGAAAACACAGACCAGTGCCTTCTCCTATCCTACATACGAAGAAGTTTACCGTCATGTTTTTGTCCATACAGCTGCTGAAAATAGTGGGTGGATTGTTTACGAAATTCACGGTGGACCAGAGCACTTATTGGTAGTCTTTAATGCGAAAGGGACTTCCTTCTACTTTGAGAATGCAGGAAATCTTGAAATGCTGGTGTCTAATAGTCGTTCTAAAGAATCAAATGTGATTGATGATACCAGTGTCGTAGTCTTAAAAGTACTCTCGTAA
- a CDS encoding NADP-dependent glyceraldehyde-3-phosphate dehydrogenase — protein sequence MTNYQNLVNGKWKSSENKITIYSPINQEKLGTVPAMSQSEVDEAMKAARAALPAWRDLAPVERAAYLHKTADILERDKEKIGTILAKEVAKGIKAAIGEVVRTADLIRFAAEEGLRITGQAMEGGGFEAASKNKLAVVHREPVGVVLAIAPFNYPVNLSGSKIAPALIAGNVVMFKPPTQGSISGLLLAKAFDEAGIPAGVFNTITGRGSEIGDYIIEHKEVNFINFTGSTPIGERIGRLAGMRPIMLELGGKDAAIVLEDADLENAANQIVSGAFSYSGQRCTAIKRVLVVESVADKLAELLQAKVAKLTVGDPFDNADITPVIDNASADFIWGLIEDAQEKGAKALTPIKREGNLLWPVLFDQVTRDMKVAWEEPFGPVLPIIRVADTNEAVAIANESEFGLQSSVFTNDFKKAFEIAEKLEVGTVHINNKTQRGPDNFPFLGVKGSGAGVQGIKYSIEAMTNVKSIVFDVK from the coding sequence TTGACAAATTATCAGAATTTAGTGAATGGAAAATGGAAATCATCAGAGAACAAGATTACGATCTATTCTCCTATCAATCAAGAAAAACTAGGTACAGTACCCGCTATGAGTCAGTCTGAAGTAGATGAGGCTATGAAAGCTGCGCGTGCAGCTCTCCCAGCATGGCGTGATTTAGCACCAGTTGAGCGTGCAGCCTATTTACATAAGACAGCAGATATTTTAGAACGTGATAAAGAAAAAATTGGTACAATTCTTGCCAAAGAGGTTGCAAAAGGGATTAAAGCAGCCATTGGAGAAGTAGTACGTACAGCAGATTTGATTCGTTTTGCTGCTGAGGAAGGTCTCCGTATTACTGGACAAGCAATGGAAGGTGGCGGTTTTGAAGCTGCAAGTAAAAACAAACTAGCCGTTGTCCATCGTGAGCCAGTTGGTGTTGTTTTAGCTATCGCGCCATTTAACTACCCAGTCAATCTTTCTGGATCCAAGATTGCTCCGGCTCTGATTGCAGGAAATGTCGTTATGTTTAAGCCACCAACGCAAGGATCTATTTCTGGTCTCTTGCTAGCTAAAGCATTTGACGAAGCAGGAATCCCAGCAGGTGTCTTCAATACCATCACTGGACGAGGTTCTGAGATCGGAGACTACATCATTGAACACAAGGAAGTTAACTTCATTAACTTTACGGGTTCAACACCGATTGGTGAGCGTATTGGTCGTTTAGCTGGTATGCGCCCGATTATGCTTGAACTTGGTGGGAAAGATGCAGCAATCGTTTTAGAAGATGCAGATTTAGAGAATGCAGCCAATCAAATCGTGAGTGGTGCATTTAGCTACTCTGGTCAGCGTTGTACCGCTATTAAACGTGTCTTAGTTGTAGAAAGCGTAGCAGACAAGTTAGCCGAATTGCTCCAGGCTAAAGTCGCTAAGCTAACAGTCGGTGATCCATTTGACAATGCTGATATCACACCTGTTATTGACAATGCTTCAGCTGATTTCATCTGGGGATTGATCGAAGATGCACAAGAAAAAGGTGCTAAGGCTCTTACACCAATCAAGCGTGAAGGCAATCTTCTCTGGCCAGTGCTTTTTGACCAAGTTACAAGAGATATGAAAGTAGCCTGGGAAGAACCGTTTGGACCTGTTCTCCCAATTATCCGTGTCGCAGATACGAATGAAGCAGTAGCAATTGCCAATGAATCTGAGTTTGGTCTTCAATCCTCTGTCTTTACAAATGACTTCAAGAAGGCGTTTGAAATTGCTGAAAAACTTGAAGTGGGAACCGTTCATATTAATAATAAAACACAACGTGGACCAGATAATTTCCCATTCCTTGGTGTAAAAGGTTCTGGTGCAGGCGTACAAGGAATTAAATATAGTATCGAAGCGATGACAAATGTTAAATCCATTGTTTTTGATGTGAAATAA
- the glgB gene encoding 1,4-alpha-glucan branching protein GlgB translates to MNNQEALRTFTTGENFHLQHYLGAHREEKNGEIGYTFRVWAPNAQAVHLVGDFTDWVENQIPMIRNEAGVWEVFTSQAQEGQIYKYHITRANGHQIMKIDPLAVYFEARPGTGAVLTNIREKKWKDGLWLARRKRLGFFERPVNIYEAHAGSWKRNPDGSPYTFSQLKDELIPYLVEMNYTHIEFMPLMAHPLGLSWGYQLMGYFAFEHSYGRPEEFQDFVEECHINNIGVIVDWVPGHFTINDDALAYYDGTPTFEYQDHNKAHNYGWGALNFDLGKNEVQSFLISSIKFWIDFYHLDGIRVDAVSNMLYLDYDNAPWTPNKDGGNLNYEGYYFLQRLNTVIKLAHPDIMMIAEESSSATKITGMKEMGGLGFDYKWNMGWMNDILRFYEEDPIYRKYDFNLVTFSFMYVFNENYLLPFSHDEVVHGKKSMMHKMWGDRYNQFAGLRNLYTYQICHPGKKLLFMGSEYGQFLEWKSEEQLEWSNLEDPMNAKMKHFTSQLNQFYKEHRCLWEIDTSYDGIEIIDADNRDQSVLSFIRKGKKDEMLVCVFNMAPVERKDFTIGLPVAGIYEEVWNTELEEWGGVWKEHNQTVQTQEGLWKDYEQTLTFTLPAIGASIWKIKRRLKPAKKKE, encoded by the coding sequence ATGAATAATCAAGAAGCATTAAGAACCTTTACTACAGGTGAGAACTTTCACCTCCAGCATTATTTAGGAGCGCATAGAGAGGAGAAAAACGGAGAAATAGGCTATACCTTTAGGGTTTGGGCCCCGAATGCACAAGCAGTTCATCTAGTTGGTGATTTTACCGATTGGGTTGAGAATCAGATTCCCATGATTCGTAATGAAGCAGGTGTTTGGGAAGTCTTTACGAGTCAAGCTCAGGAAGGTCAGATTTATAAATATCATATCACGCGTGCAAATGGTCACCAGATTATGAAGATTGATCCTTTGGCAGTTTATTTTGAAGCTAGACCGGGTACAGGAGCTGTTTTGACCAATATCCGTGAAAAGAAATGGAAAGATGGACTTTGGCTAGCACGTCGCAAACGTCTGGGATTTTTCGAGAGACCAGTTAATATATACGAGGCTCATGCAGGGTCTTGGAAGAGAAATCCAGATGGTAGTCCCTATACGTTTTCGCAACTGAAAGACGAGTTGATTCCATACTTAGTTGAGATGAACTATACACATATTGAGTTCATGCCTTTAATGGCTCACCCACTTGGATTGAGCTGGGGCTATCAGCTTATGGGTTACTTTGCTTTTGAACATTCCTATGGTAGACCTGAGGAATTCCAGGATTTCGTTGAAGAGTGTCATATAAATAATATCGGTGTTATCGTAGACTGGGTTCCAGGTCATTTCACCATTAATGATGATGCCTTGGCATATTATGACGGTACACCAACTTTTGAATACCAAGACCACAACAAGGCTCATAACTATGGTTGGGGTGCTCTGAATTTTGACCTCGGGAAAAATGAGGTCCAGTCTTTCTTGATTTCAAGTATTAAATTTTGGATTGATTTTTACCACTTAGATGGCATTCGGGTAGATGCAGTAAGCAATATGCTTTACCTAGATTATGATAATGCTCCTTGGACTCCAAACAAAGATGGTGGAAACCTTAACTACGAAGGTTATTATTTCCTTCAACGGTTGAACACAGTGATTAAGTTAGCTCATCCAGATATCATGATGATTGCAGAAGAAAGTTCATCAGCGACAAAGATTACTGGTATGAAAGAAATGGGTGGCCTTGGATTTGACTATAAATGGAATATGGGCTGGATGAATGATATTCTCCGTTTCTACGAGGAAGATCCGATTTACCGCAAGTATGACTTTAATCTTGTGACTTTCAGCTTTATGTATGTTTTCAATGAAAACTATCTCCTACCTTTCTCACACGATGAAGTGGTTCATGGCAAAAAGAGTATGATGCATAAGATGTGGGGAGATCGCTACAATCAGTTCGCTGGTCTGCGCAACCTCTACACCTATCAAATTTGTCATCCAGGTAAGAAACTCTTGTTCATGGGTAGTGAGTACGGGCAATTCCTAGAGTGGAAGTCTGAGGAGCAGTTGGAATGGTCTAATCTAGAAGATCCGATGAATGCCAAGATGAAGCATTTCACTTCACAACTAAATCAATTCTATAAAGAGCATCGTTGTCTTTGGGAAATTGATACTAGTTATGATGGTATAGAGATTATCGATGCTGATAATAGAGATCAGAGTGTCCTTTCCTTTATTCGTAAGGGCAAGAAGGACGAAATGTTAGTCTGTGTCTTTAACATGGCACCAGTTGAACGTAAGGACTTTACGATTGGTTTACCTGTTGCAGGTATTTACGAAGAAGTTTGGAATACAGAATTAGAAGAATGGGGAGGTGTGTGGAAAGAACACAATCAAACAGTTCAGACTCAAGAAGGCTTATGGAAAGATTACGAGCAGACTTTGACCTTCACCTTGCCTGCTATAGGAGCAAGCATTTGGAAGATCAAGCGTCGTTTGAAACCAGCTAAGAAAAAAGAATAG
- a CDS encoding glucose-1-phosphate adenylyltransferase, producing the protein MKNEMLALILAGGQGTRLGKLTQSIAKPAVQFGGRYRIIDFALSNCANSGIHNVGVITQYQPLALNNHIGNGSSWGLDGINTGVSILQPYSASEGNRWFEGTSHAIYQNIDYIDSINPEHVLILSGDHIYKMDYDDMLQSHKDNNASLTVAVLDVPLKEASRFGIMNTDANNRIVEFEEKPAQPKSTKASMGIYIFDWKRLRNMLVAAEKNKVDMSDFGKNVIPNYLESGESVYAYEFKGYWKDVGTIESLWEANMEYIDPNNALDSRDRQWKIYSRNLISPPNFIGKHAHVEDSLVVDGCLVDGTVKHSILSTEAQVREGAEVVDSVIMSGAIIGKGAKIKRAIIGEGAVISEGVEIDGTDEVQVVGYNEVVGVASDED; encoded by the coding sequence ATGAAGAATGAAATGCTAGCTTTGATCCTTGCGGGTGGGCAAGGAACACGTCTCGGAAAACTCACTCAAAGCATTGCCAAACCGGCGGTGCAATTCGGTGGGCGCTACCGTATCATTGACTTTGCTCTTTCCAACTGTGCAAACTCTGGGATTCATAATGTTGGTGTTATTACGCAGTACCAACCTCTTGCTTTGAACAACCATATTGGGAATGGTTCTAGCTGGGGACTAGATGGTATTAACACAGGTGTTTCTATCCTTCAACCCTACTCTGCGAGTGAGGGAAACCGTTGGTTTGAAGGGACCAGTCACGCTATCTACCAAAATATCGACTACATTGATAGTATTAATCCTGAGCATGTTTTGATCCTTTCTGGTGACCATATCTACAAGATGGACTACGATGATATGCTCCAATCACATAAGGATAACAATGCCAGTCTGACTGTAGCTGTTCTAGACGTACCTCTAAAGGAAGCTAGCCGTTTTGGTATCATGAATACAGATGCCAATAACCGTATCGTTGAATTTGAAGAAAAACCTGCTCAACCTAAGTCTACAAAGGCTTCAATGGGGATTTATATTTTTGATTGGAAACGTCTCCGCAATATGCTTGTTGCTGCTGAAAAGAACAAGGTAGATATGTCAGACTTTGGTAAAAACGTTATTCCAAATTACCTTGAGTCTGGAGAAAGCGTCTATGCTTATGAATTCAAAGGCTACTGGAAAGACGTTGGTACTATCGAGTCTCTATGGGAAGCCAATATGGAATACATTGATCCAAACAACGCTTTGGATAGTCGTGATCGTCAGTGGAAAATCTACTCACGGAACTTGATTTCACCACCAAACTTTATTGGAAAACACGCTCATGTAGAAGATTCTTTAGTTGTGGATGGCTGTCTCGTGGATGGAACTGTTAAGCATTCTATTCTCTCAACAGAAGCGCAAGTACGTGAGGGTGCTGAAGTAGTAGACTCTGTAATCATGAGTGGTGCCATTATCGGAAAAGGTGCAAAAATTAAACGTGCCATTATTGGTGAGGGTGCTGTTATTTCTGAAGGTGTCGAAATTGATGGAACAGACGAAGTACAAGTAGTAGGATACAATGAAGTAGTGGGGGTAGCATCAGATGAAGATTGA
- the glgD gene encoding glucose-1-phosphate adenylyltransferase subunit GlgD codes for MKIDKYSAILGNTVGFHDMSTLTEHRPVASLPFGAKYRLIDFPLSSLANAGVRSVFGIFQQDNISSVFDHIRSGREWGLSTLLSHYYLGIYNTRVESSTVGKEYYQQLLTYLRRSGSNQTVSINCDVLVNIDLNQVFHLHNTTKGPITVVYKKLPKKDISDVNAILEIDETDHVRSHKLFDNKSTDELFNMSTDIFVVDTPWLIERLEEEAQKEYPEKLRYVLRDLAVKEGAFAYEYTGYLANIHSVQSYYQANIDMLESKKFYSLFSPNQKIYTKVKNEEPTYYANTSKVSTSQFASGSIIEGEVVQSVLSRNIYVHKDSVVKDSILFPRVVIGQGAQVEYAILDKGVEVADDVVIRGTAEHPVVVKKGETVTEDIYS; via the coding sequence ATGAAGATTGATAAATATTCAGCCATTTTAGGAAACACAGTTGGTTTTCATGATATGTCAACGTTAACAGAACACCGTCCGGTGGCTAGCTTGCCATTTGGAGCAAAATATCGTTTAATTGATTTCCCTCTTTCTAGCCTTGCAAATGCTGGTGTTCGTAGTGTCTTTGGAATTTTCCAACAAGACAATATCAGCTCAGTTTTTGACCATATCCGTTCAGGTCGTGAGTGGGGCTTATCCACACTTCTAAGTCACTACTATCTAGGAATTTACAATACTCGTGTTGAAAGCAGTACAGTTGGAAAAGAGTATTACCAACAGCTTCTTACCTACTTGAGACGTTCAGGTTCAAACCAAACCGTTTCGATTAACTGCGATGTGCTGGTGAATATTGACTTGAATCAAGTCTTCCACCTACACAATACAACAAAAGGTCCGATCACAGTTGTATATAAGAAACTTCCGAAGAAAGACATTTCAGATGTGAATGCTATCTTGGAAATTGATGAAACAGACCATGTTCGTTCGCATAAACTCTTTGATAACAAATCTACAGATGAACTCTTCAACATGTCTACAGATATCTTTGTTGTGGATACTCCTTGGTTGATTGAACGACTTGAAGAAGAAGCTCAGAAAGAATATCCTGAAAAGTTGCGCTATGTTCTCCGCGATTTAGCTGTAAAAGAAGGAGCTTTTGCTTACGAATACACAGGCTACTTAGCAAACATTCATTCTGTCCAGTCCTATTATCAAGCAAATATTGATATGCTTGAATCTAAAAAGTTCTACTCACTCTTCTCACCAAATCAAAAGATTTATACAAAAGTTAAGAATGAAGAACCAACCTACTATGCGAATACTTCAAAAGTAAGTACTTCTCAGTTCGCTTCTGGTAGTATCATTGAGGGTGAGGTAGTTCAGTCAGTCCTATCTCGTAATATTTATGTTCACAAAGATAGTGTGGTGAAGGACAGCATTTTATTCCCTCGTGTTGTGATTGGTCAAGGAGCCCAGGTTGAATATGCCATTCTAGACAAAGGAGTTGAAGTTGCGGACGATGTTGTCATTCGAGGAACAGCAGAACATCCAGTTGTAGTTAAGAAGGGCGAAACAGTAACAGAGGACATTTATTCATGA